Proteins encoded by one window of Streptomyces sp. ALI-76-A:
- a CDS encoding helix-turn-helix transcriptional regulator: protein MRSIPTGRQLRLGIELRKLRERAGLTAAAASQLLGVKPNQISNMEAGRAGVSPERVRTLARHYKCNNPALVDALSEMTADRKRGWWEEYRETLPAALLDLAEVEHHATHLRASVTVHIPGLLQTTDHARELFRQVVPEFSPPDIEHRVSFRVKRQVVLFRDEPTPYLAIIHEAALRMRFGGTPVVKGQLRHLLDMSERDHITLKVLPFAAGSFPGSGQSIFYSRGPVPQLDTVHLDQSHGPVFLDAEAQLEMYQVLLDRMESRALTPERSRDVISGLLSDL, encoded by the coding sequence GTGAGAAGCATCCCGACGGGTCGTCAGCTCCGCTTGGGCATTGAACTGCGCAAACTTCGTGAGCGCGCAGGCCTGACAGCTGCGGCGGCCAGTCAACTGCTTGGCGTGAAGCCGAACCAGATCAGCAACATGGAGGCCGGGCGAGCGGGCGTCAGCCCCGAGCGCGTACGCACTCTGGCCCGGCACTACAAGTGCAACAACCCAGCACTGGTCGACGCACTCAGCGAAATGACCGCCGATCGGAAGCGAGGCTGGTGGGAGGAGTACCGCGAGACCCTGCCCGCCGCGCTGCTCGATCTGGCCGAGGTCGAGCACCACGCAACCCACCTGCGCGCGTCCGTCACCGTGCACATCCCCGGCCTGCTTCAGACCACCGACCACGCGCGTGAACTGTTCCGGCAGGTCGTACCCGAGTTCTCACCGCCGGACATCGAGCACCGCGTCTCATTCCGCGTCAAGCGTCAGGTCGTCCTCTTCAGGGACGAGCCGACCCCGTACCTCGCGATCATCCACGAGGCGGCGTTGCGGATGCGGTTCGGCGGCACGCCTGTGGTCAAGGGCCAACTGCGGCACCTGCTGGACATGAGCGAGCGGGATCACATCACCCTGAAGGTGCTTCCGTTCGCCGCCGGCTCCTTCCCCGGCTCCGGACAGTCGATCTTCTACTCCCGCGGTCCGGTACCTCAGCTCGACACCGTGCACCTCGACCAGTCACACGGTCCGGTCTTCCTGGATGCAGAGGCCCAGCTGGAGATGTACCAAGTGCTCCTCGACCGCATGGAGTCCCGGGCCCTCACCCCCGAACGATCCCGTGATGTCATCAGCGGGTTGCTCAGCGACCTGTGA
- a CDS encoding DUF397 domain-containing protein produces MKETSTRTAPEATGPGPWIEVAFGESVTGDAGDDGDDPVYLRETSDPATVVTTNRRRWDAFVLGVRAGEFDHFVAGHEDPHA; encoded by the coding sequence CTGAAGGAGACCTCGACCCGTACCGCCCCGGAGGCGACCGGGCCCGGCCCGTGGATCGAGGTCGCCTTCGGCGAGAGCGTCACCGGCGACGCCGGGGACGACGGGGACGACCCCGTGTACCTCCGTGAGACCAGCGACCCGGCGACCGTCGTCACGACGAACCGCCGTAGGTGGGACGCCTTCGTACTCGGCGTGCGGGCGGGTGAGTTCGACCACTTCGTGGCGGGGCACGAGGATCCGCATGCATAG
- a CDS encoding VOC family protein → MHRSRVYALLIDTPEPEAAAAFWSAALGVPARPDPAEEQFTSLREAIPGLVTAVQAVDDAPRFHLDIETDDVEAETARLIGLGATQVSRWLECRILRAPGGHLLCVLPVHSDPEVFEAQARTWT, encoded by the coding sequence ATGCATAGAAGCCGTGTGTACGCACTCCTGATCGACACCCCCGAACCGGAGGCCGCCGCGGCCTTCTGGTCCGCCGCACTCGGGGTGCCCGCCCGTCCGGACCCGGCGGAGGAGCAGTTCACGTCGCTGCGCGAGGCCATCCCCGGGCTGGTCACGGCGGTACAGGCGGTCGACGACGCCCCCCGCTTCCACCTGGACATCGAGACGGACGACGTGGAGGCCGAGACCGCCCGCCTCATCGGCCTCGGGGCGACGCAGGTCTCGCGCTGGCTGGAGTGCCGCATCCTGCGGGCCCCCGGCGGCCACCTGCTGTGCGTCCTGCCGGTGCACAGCGACCCCGAGGTCTTCGAGGCGCAGGCCCGCACCTGGACGTAG
- a CDS encoding SCO6880 family protein, whose translation MTTESHVSHPVTPRRTYLIGRARPNAIVGRNRETGEIALIIVGAFLGMMCGLLVPVLTLRIVLLMGLPMLALAAVYVPYKRRTFYKWFEINRSYKRITKQGAAYRSGVVEAGTRLDGREVEIGPPPGIGRITWLAAPFGPDEIAVLLHADRRTVTAAIEIEGPGVGLRDSEDQEALVDRFGTLLKHVANGDGFVTRIQMLARTLPADPDAHAKDVAVRGDDKALPWLQQSYDQLQSMVSTSSEQHRAYLVACMHYTRELAAEAHAMARAARPLNGRKLDRDAGLAVVMARELTDICSRLQEADIRVRQPLGQGRLASLIHSMYDPDHPIDHIQAMTKRNAWPAELDAMEPTYLQAKTRESSTRAPWCHATAWVKEWPMTPVGVNFLAPLLVHTPDVIRTVAVTMDLEPTEVAIERMLTEKTNDEAEASRAAKMNRTVDPRDIAAHNRLDQRGEDLASGAAGVNLVGYITVSSRSPEALARDKRTIRASAGKSYLKLEWCDREHHRAFVNTLPFATGIRR comes from the coding sequence TTGACGACCGAGTCCCACGTGTCCCATCCGGTCACGCCCCGCCGTACGTATCTGATCGGCCGCGCCCGGCCGAACGCGATCGTCGGCCGGAACCGCGAGACCGGTGAGATCGCGCTCATCATCGTCGGCGCGTTCCTCGGCATGATGTGCGGGCTCCTCGTCCCGGTGCTCACCCTGCGCATCGTGCTGCTGATGGGCCTGCCCATGCTCGCGCTGGCCGCGGTCTACGTGCCGTACAAGCGCCGCACGTTCTACAAGTGGTTCGAGATCAACCGCAGCTACAAGCGGATCACCAAGCAGGGCGCCGCCTACCGTTCCGGCGTCGTCGAGGCCGGCACCCGCCTGGACGGCCGCGAGGTGGAGATCGGCCCGCCGCCCGGCATCGGCCGCATCACGTGGCTGGCCGCCCCGTTCGGCCCCGACGAGATCGCCGTACTGCTGCACGCGGACCGCCGTACGGTGACGGCGGCGATCGAGATCGAGGGCCCCGGTGTCGGTCTGCGCGACTCCGAGGACCAGGAGGCCCTCGTCGACCGCTTCGGCACCCTCCTCAAGCACGTGGCCAACGGCGACGGCTTCGTCACCCGCATCCAGATGCTCGCCCGCACCCTCCCCGCCGACCCGGACGCCCACGCCAAGGACGTCGCCGTACGCGGGGACGACAAGGCGCTGCCCTGGTTGCAGCAGTCGTACGACCAGTTGCAGTCGATGGTGTCGACGAGCAGCGAGCAGCACCGCGCCTACCTCGTCGCCTGCATGCACTACACCCGCGAACTGGCCGCCGAGGCGCACGCCATGGCCCGTGCGGCCCGCCCGCTCAACGGCCGCAAGCTCGACCGGGACGCCGGCCTCGCCGTCGTCATGGCCCGCGAGCTGACGGACATCTGCTCCCGCCTCCAGGAGGCGGACATCCGCGTACGCCAGCCGCTGGGCCAGGGCCGCCTCGCGTCCCTGATCCACTCCATGTACGACCCGGACCACCCGATCGACCACATCCAGGCGATGACCAAGCGCAACGCCTGGCCGGCCGAGCTGGACGCCATGGAGCCGACCTACCTCCAGGCCAAGACCCGGGAGTCCTCCACCCGCGCGCCCTGGTGCCACGCCACGGCCTGGGTGAAGGAGTGGCCGATGACACCGGTCGGCGTCAACTTCCTGGCCCCGCTCCTCGTCCACACCCCGGACGTCATCCGCACGGTCGCCGTCACGATGGACCTCGAACCCACCGAGGTCGCCATCGAGCGGATGCTGACCGAGAAGACCAACGACGAGGCCGAGGCGTCCCGCGCCGCCAAGATGAACCGCACCGTCGACCCCCGCGACATCGCCGCCCACAACCGGCTGGACCAGCGCGGCGAGGACCTCGCGAGCGGCGCGGCCGGCGTCAACCTGGTCGGCTACATCACCGTCTCCTCCCGCTCGCCCGAGGCCCTGGCCCGCGACAAGCGGACCATCCGCGCCTCGGCCGGAAAGTCGTACCTGAAGCTGGAGTGGTGCGACCGCGAGCACCACCGCGCCTTCGTGAACACCCTCCCGTTCGCCACCGGCATCCGAAGGTAG
- a CDS encoding ATP-binding protein, producing the protein MRDPMSILTDAFTSFLFGKVETTRLPVRTSTGQAQAVYLPTAAPGLGDSGVIIGREVYSGKGYIYDPFQLYGQQLPAPHWLVLGESGNGKSALEKTYVLRQLRFRDRQVVVLDAQGEDGVGEWNLVAQELGITPIRLDPMAALDHGIRLNPLDPAITTTGQLALLRTIIEVAMGHGLDERSGFALKVAHAYVNETIVDRQPVLTDIVEQLRHPEPESAEAMNVDIEDVRAWGLDVALVLDRLVDGDLRGMFDGPTTVGIDLDAPLIVFDLSHIDRNSIAMPILMAIVGVWLEHTWIRPDRVKRIFLVEEAWHIINSPFVAQLFQRLLKFGRRLGLSFVAVVHHLSDVVDGAAAKEAAAILKMASTRTIYAQKADEARATGRVLGLPRWAVEIIPSLTPGIAVWDVNGNVQVVKHLITETERPLVFTDRAMTESSLDHQLADDALRAAELEAEERAAAFMEQHLDLDDPSESTVA; encoded by the coding sequence ATGCGGGATCCGATGTCCATCCTCACCGACGCCTTCACGTCCTTCCTCTTCGGCAAGGTCGAGACGACCCGCCTGCCGGTCCGCACCTCCACCGGCCAGGCCCAGGCCGTCTACCTCCCGACCGCCGCCCCCGGCCTCGGCGACTCCGGCGTCATCATCGGCCGCGAGGTCTACTCCGGGAAGGGCTACATCTACGACCCCTTCCAGCTGTACGGCCAGCAGCTCCCGGCGCCCCACTGGCTGGTCCTCGGCGAGTCCGGCAACGGCAAGTCGGCGCTGGAGAAGACGTACGTCCTGCGCCAGCTGCGCTTCCGCGACCGCCAGGTCGTCGTCCTGGACGCGCAGGGCGAGGACGGCGTCGGCGAATGGAACCTCGTCGCGCAGGAGCTGGGAATAACTCCCATCCGGCTCGACCCGATGGCGGCCCTGGACCACGGCATCCGCCTCAACCCCCTGGACCCGGCGATCACCACGACCGGCCAGCTCGCGCTGCTCCGGACGATCATCGAGGTCGCGATGGGGCACGGCCTCGACGAGCGCTCCGGCTTCGCGCTCAAGGTCGCGCACGCCTACGTCAACGAGACGATCGTCGACCGCCAGCCCGTCCTGACCGACATCGTCGAGCAGCTGCGGCACCCCGAGCCGGAGTCGGCCGAGGCGATGAACGTCGACATAGAGGACGTACGGGCGTGGGGTCTGGACGTCGCCCTGGTGCTGGACCGGCTGGTCGACGGTGACCTGCGCGGCATGTTCGACGGCCCGACGACGGTCGGCATCGACCTCGACGCCCCCCTCATCGTCTTCGACCTGTCCCACATCGACCGCAACTCCATCGCCATGCCGATCCTGATGGCGATCGTCGGCGTGTGGCTGGAGCACACCTGGATCCGCCCCGACCGCGTCAAGCGCATCTTCCTGGTGGAGGAGGCGTGGCACATCATCAACAGTCCGTTCGTGGCCCAGCTGTTCCAGCGGCTGCTGAAGTTCGGCCGGCGCCTGGGCCTGTCGTTCGTGGCGGTGGTCCACCATCTGTCCGACGTGGTGGACGGGGCGGCGGCGAAGGAGGCCGCGGCGATCCTGAAGATGGCGTCGACCCGGACGATCTACGCCCAGAAGGCGGACGAGGCCAGAGCGACGGGCCGGGTGCTGGGCCTGCCCCGCTGGGCGGTCGAGATCATCCCGAGCCTCACCCCCGGCATCGCGGTCTGGGACGTCAACGGCAACGTCCAGGTGGTCAAACACCTGATCACGGAGACGGAACGCCCGCTGGTCTTCACCGACCGCGCGATGACCGAGTCGTCCCTCGACCACCAGCTCGCGGACGACGCCCTGCGCGCGGCCGAGCTGGAGGCGGAGGAACGGGCGGCGGCCTTCATGGAACAGCACCTCGATCTGGACGACCCGTCCGAGTCGACGGTGGCGTAG
- a CDS encoding type IV secretory system conjugative DNA transfer family protein: MRPVDERDRRPDGQGGVPDGLLVGLLAFLLGMTVMVWTATGLAGLFAHGAWPTGVTFARTPLAMRHLVARPHDVPGAWPEADAAGLSGYGLFWGLLIGQLMILIVLTVFVLGTLARWRAVRARRRAEPATPPDATPHDIPSPRPTEPWPAHQPQVIHDPAPTHTPPPPPATPAYAEALPHSTVPPPAQPVTEPLASPADTTRVGGWEATPTAGTVRFGPPATRHPTAIQAVRDAEGPALIVTSNPAIWQDTKDARAKLGPVHVYDPTHLCDTPSRLHWSPTSGCESKPTAAARATALLAPIRPTAKMDQALTDVAETLLRSYLHAAAIDGRTIRHVHRWCQGTQVQDAVRTLRTHPKAAPGSAGELEAALTAHPERRDIAQELTGRALSALSTVNVREACTPHRTDALALDSFVDEGGTLYVVGESIEDPRTNPGAMPLLTALTSSVVERGRHMAERSSSGRLDPPLTLVLDDVAAVAPLPQLPELLAAGADRGLPTLALLRSREQARSRWPNAELPV, from the coding sequence ATGAGACCGGTTGACGAGCGCGACCGCCGGCCGGACGGCCAGGGAGGCGTCCCCGACGGCCTGCTGGTCGGCCTGCTCGCCTTCCTCCTCGGCATGACCGTCATGGTCTGGACGGCCACGGGTCTGGCCGGTCTGTTCGCCCACGGGGCCTGGCCCACGGGCGTCACCTTCGCCCGCACCCCCCTGGCCATGCGCCACCTCGTCGCCCGGCCCCACGACGTCCCCGGCGCCTGGCCCGAGGCCGACGCCGCCGGCCTCTCGGGCTACGGCCTGTTCTGGGGCCTGCTCATCGGCCAGCTGATGATCCTGATCGTCCTGACGGTCTTCGTCCTGGGCACCCTGGCCCGCTGGCGAGCGGTCCGGGCGAGACGGCGGGCGGAACCGGCGACACCGCCCGACGCGACGCCCCACGACATCCCCTCACCCAGACCGACGGAACCGTGGCCGGCACATCAGCCCCAGGTCATACACGACCCCGCCCCCACGCACACACCACCGCCGCCCCCCGCCACACCGGCGTACGCCGAGGCCCTCCCCCACTCCACGGTCCCGCCCCCCGCGCAGCCCGTCACCGAGCCCCTCGCCTCCCCGGCCGACACCACGCGCGTCGGCGGGTGGGAAGCCACCCCCACCGCCGGAACGGTGCGCTTCGGTCCCCCGGCCACCCGCCACCCCACCGCGATCCAGGCCGTGCGCGACGCGGAGGGCCCCGCCCTGATCGTCACCTCGAACCCCGCGATCTGGCAGGACACCAAGGACGCCCGGGCCAAACTCGGCCCGGTCCACGTCTACGACCCCACCCACCTCTGCGACACCCCGTCCCGCCTCCACTGGTCCCCCACCTCCGGCTGCGAGAGCAAGCCGACCGCGGCGGCGCGGGCCACCGCCCTGCTCGCCCCCATCCGCCCCACCGCGAAGATGGACCAGGCCCTCACCGACGTGGCCGAGACACTCCTGCGGAGCTACCTGCACGCCGCCGCCATCGACGGCCGCACCATCCGCCACGTCCACCGCTGGTGCCAGGGCACCCAGGTCCAGGACGCCGTACGCACCCTCCGCACGCACCCCAAGGCGGCCCCCGGCTCCGCGGGCGAGCTGGAGGCCGCCCTCACCGCCCACCCCGAACGCCGGGACATCGCCCAGGAGTTGACCGGCCGGGCACTGTCCGCCCTGTCCACCGTCAACGTCCGTGAGGCCTGCACTCCCCACCGAACTGATGCCCTCGCCCTGGATTCCTTCGTGGACGAAGGGGGCACGCTTTACGTGGTGGGTGAATCCATCGAGGACCCGCGTACCAACCCGGGCGCGATGCCCCTCCTGACGGCCCTCACCTCAAGCGTGGTCGAGCGCGGCCGGCACATGGCCGAACGGTCATCCTCCGGTCGCCTCGACCCACCACTCACGCTCGTCCTGGACGACGTGGCGGCCGTGGCGCCGCTTCCCCAACTGCCGGAGCTGCTGGCCGCCGGAGCGGACCGCGGCCTGCCGACGCTGGCCCTGCTCCGGTCCCGCGAGCAGGCCCGCAGCCGCTGGCCGAACGCCGAACTCCCGGTGTGA
- a CDS encoding GNAT family N-acetyltransferase codes for MSSYVIRSVRAEEWPEAKELRLAALRDPVAHLAFLETYEEALAKPDSFWRERTAGGAEGAEGRQQIIAEGPDGQWVGTLTVLIEEPGTTDWAGFPVERKQGHVVGVFVRPEERGSGLTEVLFDAGLEWAWGRGAERVRLIVHEDNGRAQRFYRKVGFVPSGVTVSLGDDEDREWEFVLDRVLD; via the coding sequence ATGAGTAGCTATGTGATCCGGTCCGTGCGTGCCGAGGAGTGGCCCGAGGCCAAGGAGTTGCGGCTCGCGGCGCTGCGGGATCCGGTGGCGCACCTCGCCTTCCTGGAGACGTACGAGGAAGCCCTGGCGAAGCCGGACTCCTTCTGGCGGGAGCGGACCGCGGGGGGCGCCGAGGGCGCGGAGGGGAGGCAGCAGATCATCGCGGAGGGGCCGGACGGGCAGTGGGTGGGGACGCTGACCGTGCTGATCGAGGAGCCCGGGACGACGGACTGGGCCGGGTTCCCGGTGGAGCGGAAGCAGGGCCATGTCGTCGGGGTGTTCGTACGGCCCGAGGAGCGGGGGAGCGGGCTGACCGAGGTGCTGTTCGACGCCGGCCTGGAGTGGGCCTGGGGGCGCGGGGCGGAGCGGGTGCGGCTCATCGTGCACGAGGACAACGGGCGGGCGCAGCGGTTCTACCGCAAGGTGGGGTTCGTGCCGAGCGGGGTGACCGTGTCGTTGGGGGACGACGAGGACCGGGAGTGGGAGTTCGTTCTCGACCGGGTGCTGGACTGA
- a CDS encoding sensor histidine kinase, whose translation MDPVTRERATQDRTAEPLTEYVQRISRRIRGFDRRHPLLWDLHLTGFWVLAALIDHLGGGWRTITRNPDTPGWLLLTLSLGFTLPLLLRRTHPTAVLLALTPVALVDAWTGAALQAALLQLLVVFHIALRRPPRTLWWATALIIIPIAVMAARHPRGSADEDIVPVLMSIVVAAAIGITVRTRRAHTEALEDRARRLEIERDQQARLAAAAERARIAREMHDIIGHNLSVITGLADGGRYAAAKSPDRAAEALHAISTTSRQALTEIRRLLDVLRDEDRPPPPDLTPQPTLTDLDHLLEGVRSAGLPVRTTLRGTPTLPAGRQLTVYRVIQESLTNTLKHAGPGATSHIELSYEEQGAVTVTVTDTGRGGELNGSPGRGLPGMRERTALYGGTLEAGPLAPPARGWRVHLHLPEESPQ comes from the coding sequence ATGGACCCCGTGACGAGAGAACGGGCGACACAGGACCGGACGGCGGAACCCCTCACCGAGTACGTGCAGCGCATCAGCCGACGGATCCGCGGCTTCGACCGGCGTCACCCCCTCCTCTGGGACCTGCACCTCACCGGCTTCTGGGTACTGGCGGCCCTGATCGACCACTTGGGCGGCGGCTGGCGCACCATCACCCGCAACCCCGACACCCCCGGCTGGCTGCTCCTCACCCTGAGCCTGGGCTTCACCCTGCCGCTCCTCCTGCGCCGCACCCACCCCACGGCCGTCCTTCTCGCCCTCACCCCCGTCGCGCTGGTCGACGCCTGGACCGGCGCCGCCCTCCAGGCCGCGCTGCTCCAGCTGCTGGTCGTCTTCCACATCGCCCTGCGCCGCCCTCCGCGCACCCTGTGGTGGGCCACGGCGCTGATCATCATCCCCATCGCCGTGATGGCCGCCCGCCACCCACGCGGCAGCGCGGACGAGGACATCGTCCCGGTGCTGATGTCGATCGTGGTGGCCGCGGCGATCGGCATCACGGTCCGCACCCGCCGCGCCCACACCGAGGCCCTGGAGGACCGCGCCCGCCGCCTGGAGATCGAGCGCGACCAGCAGGCCCGCCTCGCGGCCGCCGCCGAACGCGCCCGCATAGCGCGCGAGATGCACGACATCATCGGCCACAACCTCTCGGTCATCACCGGCCTCGCCGACGGCGGCCGCTACGCCGCGGCCAAGTCCCCCGACCGCGCCGCCGAAGCCCTCCACGCCATCTCCACCACCAGCCGCCAGGCCCTCACCGAAATCCGCCGCCTCCTGGACGTCCTACGGGACGAGGACAGGCCACCGCCCCCCGACCTCACCCCCCAGCCCACCCTCACCGACCTCGACCACCTCCTGGAGGGCGTACGCTCCGCCGGCCTCCCCGTCCGCACCACCCTCAGGGGCACCCCGACCCTCCCCGCGGGCCGCCAGCTCACCGTCTACCGCGTCATCCAGGAGTCCCTCACCAACACCCTCAAACACGCGGGCCCGGGAGCGACCTCCCACATCGAGCTGTCCTACGAGGAGCAAGGCGCCGTCACCGTCACGGTGACCGACACCGGCCGCGGCGGCGAGCTCAACGGCTCCCCCGGCCGAGGCCTCCCCGGCATGCGCGAACGCACGGCCCTGTACGGCGGCACACTCGAAGCCGGCCCCCTCGCGCCGCCCGCCCGGGGCTGGCGCGTCCACCTTCACCTACCGGAGGAATCCCCGCAGTGA
- a CDS encoding response regulator transcription factor: protein MTTVLIADDQPLQRLGFRMLLESQDDMAVLSEAANGSEAVRLTAELHPDIVLMDVRMPGLDGIEATRRITAAGDRTRVLILTTFDLDEYAYAGLRAGASGFLVKDAQPEDLLSGIRSVATGDAVVAPGLTRRLLDAYAHHLPAGTATAATQEATDARLASLTDREREILTVVGLGWTNTEIATRLHLAESTVKTHVGRILAKTGSRDRIQAVILAYDTKLVKPS, encoded by the coding sequence GTGACCACGGTCCTCATCGCCGACGACCAACCCCTTCAGCGCCTCGGCTTCCGGATGCTCCTGGAGAGCCAGGACGACATGGCGGTACTGTCCGAGGCGGCCAACGGCAGCGAGGCGGTCCGCCTGACGGCCGAACTCCATCCCGACATCGTCCTCATGGACGTCCGTATGCCCGGCCTGGACGGCATCGAGGCCACCCGCCGCATCACCGCCGCCGGCGACCGCACCCGCGTCCTGATCCTCACGACCTTCGACCTCGACGAGTACGCCTACGCGGGCCTCCGCGCCGGCGCCTCGGGCTTCCTGGTCAAGGACGCCCAGCCCGAGGACCTGCTCTCCGGCATCCGCTCAGTGGCCACGGGCGACGCGGTGGTGGCCCCCGGCCTGACCCGCCGCCTCCTGGACGCCTACGCCCATCACCTCCCGGCGGGAACGGCCACCGCCGCCACCCAGGAGGCGACGGACGCCCGCCTCGCCTCCCTCACGGACCGGGAACGCGAGATCCTCACGGTCGTCGGCCTGGGCTGGACGAACACCGAGATAGCCACCCGCCTGCACCTGGCGGAGTCGACGGTGAAGACCCACGTGGGCCGCATCCTCGCCAAGACGGGCTCCCGCGACCGTATCCAGGCCGTCATCCTGGCGTACGACACGAAACTGGTGAAGCCGAGCTGA